A stretch of Caldanaerobius polysaccharolyticus DSM 13641 DNA encodes these proteins:
- a CDS encoding BMC domain-containing protein, which produces MNAIGLIEITGLVAAIEALDAMLKAADVEFLTWEKRLGGRLVTVIVKGEVSAVQEAISTGKVRADEITRAVAWAVIPSPHPETMRMISISASKISNNRLGGINEF; this is translated from the coding sequence ATGAATGCAATAGGCCTTATAGAGATCACAGGATTGGTTGCAGCTATTGAGGCATTAGACGCCATGTTAAAGGCGGCTGATGTGGAGTTTTTGACGTGGGAGAAAAGGTTGGGGGGTAGGCTTGTCACAGTAATCGTAAAAGGGGAGGTTTCAGCGGTGCAAGAAGCTATCTCAACGGGCAAGGTAAGAGCTGATGAGATCACCCGTGCGGTTGCCTGGGCTGTTATACCAAGCCCCCATCCTGAGACGATGAGAATGATAAGCATAAGTGCATCTAAAATATCTAACAACAGATTGGGTGGTATAAATGAGTTCTGA